A single Callithrix jacchus isolate 240 chromosome 4, calJac240_pri, whole genome shotgun sequence DNA region contains:
- the IER3 gene encoding radiation-inducible immediate-early gene IEX-1, producing MCHSRSSHPTMTVLQVPTPVPSTNPGPRRGSGPEIFTFDPLPEPSAAPAARPSASRGHRKRSRRVLYPRVVRRQLPVEEPNPAKRLLFLLLTIVFCQILMAEEGVPAPLPPEDAPSAASPASTPVLPVLEAFNLTSEPSDYALDLSTFLQQHPAAF from the exons ATGTGTCACTCTCGCAGCTCCCACCCCACCATGACCGTCCTGCAGGTTCCTACCCCGGTCCCCTCGACCAACCCGGGACCCCGGCGGGGCTCCGGTCCTGAGATCTTCACCTTCGACCCTCTCCCGGAGCCCTCAGCGGCCCCAGCAGCGCGCCCCAGCGCCTCTCGCGGGCACCGAAAGCGCAGCCGCAGGGTTCTCTATCCTCGAGTG GTCCGGCGCCAGCTGCCAGTCGAGGAACCGAACCCAGCGAAAAGGCTTCTCTTTCTGCTGCTCACCATCGTCTTCTGCCAGATCCTGATGGCTGAAGAGGGTGTGCCGGCGCCCCTGCCTCCGGAGGACGCCCCCAGCGCCGCATCCCCGGCTTCCACCCCTGTGCTCCCTGTTCTCGAGGCCTTTAATCTGACCTCGGAGCCCTCGGACTACGCTCTGGACCTCAGCACTTTCCTCCAGCAACATCCGGCCGCCTTCTAA